Proteins from a single region of Sporosarcina sp. P33:
- a CDS encoding ABC transporter permease — protein sequence MFLAWSEIKKNKLRFLLITSILLLVSFLVFFLSGLANGLASMNREAVDAWGGDAIVLTEESDKSLYESALDKQLADELGAKETAVVSQMGAIANNGETKQNVMLFGIDKEEFVKPEVSEGDPTFYVQNGVVASDVLKDEGFKIGDTLELSSSDTELTIVGFTKKARFNASPILYMKLNDMQKIKYGDAYSMNKNLVNAVIVRDKDWKDLSLPDNTEIIETEIFIENLPGYTEQNLTLTYMIYFLFVISAAIVAIFLYVLTVQKISMFGLMKAQGISSTYLAKSVVAQTFILALIGVVVGFGLTLLAGSFLPSAVPVMFDIPTMVIYGFILIAVAIMGAVISVWTIIRIDPLEAIGG from the coding sequence ATGTTTTTGGCCTGGAGCGAAATCAAGAAAAATAAATTACGATTTTTATTGATTACATCAATTTTGCTGCTCGTGTCATTCCTCGTGTTCTTCCTGTCGGGTCTTGCCAATGGATTGGCGAGCATGAACAGGGAAGCAGTGGATGCATGGGGCGGCGATGCGATTGTACTGACTGAGGAGTCTGATAAGAGTTTGTATGAATCTGCGCTGGATAAACAATTGGCGGATGAACTCGGTGCGAAAGAAACCGCGGTTGTCAGCCAAATGGGTGCTATCGCAAACAACGGCGAAACGAAGCAGAACGTTATGCTATTCGGTATTGATAAAGAAGAATTCGTCAAACCCGAAGTCAGCGAAGGCGACCCGACATTTTACGTGCAAAACGGTGTTGTGGCATCTGACGTGCTGAAAGATGAAGGATTTAAAATCGGCGACACATTGGAATTATCTTCTTCCGATACAGAGCTGACGATTGTCGGCTTCACGAAAAAGGCGCGGTTCAATGCATCACCGATCCTGTATATGAAATTGAATGATATGCAGAAAATCAAATACGGCGATGCCTACAGTATGAATAAGAACCTAGTCAATGCGGTTATCGTCAGAGACAAAGACTGGAAGGACCTATCATTGCCTGACAATACGGAAATCATTGAAACTGAGATATTCATTGAGAATCTGCCGGGTTATACGGAACAAAATTTGACGCTGACGTATATGATCTACTTCCTGTTCGTCATTTCCGCTGCGATTGTCGCGATTTTCCTCTACGTCTTGACCGTGCAGAAAATCAGCATGTTCGGGTTGATGAAAGCACAAGGAATTTCGAGCACGTACTTGGCAAAGTCAGTCGTTGCGCAAACATTCATCCTAGCGCTGATCGGTGTTGTCGTCGGTTTCGGTCTGACATTGCTTGCAGGAAGCTTCCTGCCAAGTGCGGTGCCTGTGATGTTTGATATCCCGACGATGGTCATTTATGGCTTCATTTTGATAGCAGTGGCGATAATGGGAGCTGTCATTTCGGTTTGGACGATTATCCGAATTGATCCGCTCGAAGCGATAGGAGGGTAA
- a CDS encoding class I SAM-dependent rRNA methyltransferase: MSKLVEIQLNAQGTVALKKGYPLILKDSVMTGEIRAKEGDLIRLTDRYHKFLATGYYGIQNKGIGWVLTANENEEIDFDFFDQKMSAAFERRNAYMEDPDTTAFRLFNGEGDGIGGFTIDYFDGYYLISWYSEGIYAFRHHVYNVLEKRTEYKAIYEKKRFDSKGQYVEQDDYVKGTPGDFPIIIKENGMSFAVDLNDGAMTGIFLDQRDVRETIRDNYSEGREVLNTFSYTGAFSVAAALGGAAKTTSVDLAKRSVAKTIEQFSVNGIDYEQQDIKVMDVFDYFRYAKRHDMKFGLVILDPPSFARSKKYTFSTAKDYPMLMKEAIAVTEKNGIIVASTNNASFSMKKFKGFIEQAFKEMDIRYKVLEESTLPRDFRTPRDYPEFNYLKVVILKKLR, encoded by the coding sequence ATGAGTAAATTAGTTGAAATACAGTTAAATGCACAAGGTACAGTGGCTTTAAAGAAGGGATATCCGTTAATTTTAAAGGATTCCGTAATGACAGGTGAAATCCGGGCGAAGGAAGGCGATTTGATTCGTCTGACGGACCGCTATCATAAATTTTTGGCTACAGGCTATTATGGAATTCAAAATAAAGGCATCGGCTGGGTGCTGACTGCCAATGAAAATGAAGAGATTGATTTTGATTTCTTTGATCAGAAAATGTCGGCTGCGTTTGAGCGCCGAAATGCGTATATGGAAGATCCTGATACGACAGCTTTTCGTTTGTTTAACGGAGAAGGTGACGGCATCGGCGGTTTCACCATCGATTATTTTGACGGCTATTATCTGATCAGCTGGTACAGTGAAGGTATTTATGCGTTCCGTCACCATGTCTATAATGTGCTTGAAAAGCGTACGGAATACAAAGCAATTTATGAAAAGAAGCGCTTTGATTCAAAAGGGCAGTATGTGGAGCAGGATGATTACGTGAAAGGAACACCGGGTGATTTCCCGATTATTATTAAAGAGAACGGCATGAGCTTCGCGGTTGACTTGAATGACGGAGCTATGACGGGGATATTCCTGGATCAGCGGGACGTCCGTGAAACGATTCGGGATAATTATTCAGAAGGCCGTGAAGTGCTGAACACATTCTCGTACACGGGCGCATTTTCAGTGGCGGCTGCATTGGGCGGCGCGGCGAAGACGACGAGTGTGGATTTGGCGAAGCGCAGTGTCGCAAAGACGATTGAACAGTTCAGCGTTAACGGCATTGATTATGAACAGCAGGACATTAAAGTAATGGATGTCTTCGATTACTTCCGTTATGCGAAGCGCCATGACATGAAGTTTGGATTGGTCATCCTTGACCCGCCAAGCTTTGCGCGTTCCAAGAAATACACATTCAGTACGGCAAAAGATTATCCGATGCTTATGAAAGAAGCGATTGCTGTTACCGAGAAGAACGGAATTATCGTGGCATCGACGAACAACGCGAGCTTCAGCATGAAGAAGTTCAAAGGCTTCATTGAGCAGGCGTTCAAAGAGATGGATATCCGCTATAAAGTGCTGGAAGAATCTACGCTGCCGAGAGATTTCCGCACGCCGCGGGACTATCCCGAATTTAATTATTTAAAAGTGGTTATCTTGAAAAAGTTACGCTAA
- a CDS encoding DUF2207 domain-containing protein translates to MKWKLLPVVLLAFLFLPPTAGAVDFSIPDVKISAQLEPDGTVHVKEQHTYDFESEFNGIIREIQPKEGASIEQFTAYEKGEELAVEKQLAEYRVHRKGKNEVVTFDLQYTITDGLEKYQDGVQFYWPFFDRRNETDYGDLTITVVPPAKASDVLFIGYDSAKESGALKQDGTVVFSLGEVSAGDNGDIRVIYEPSLFPAMTEGSGKIRPEVIAEQQRQAAERARFISNQQKTGAVGGAVMAAGAIGVLLIGFFANARRKKYVQEAMYQIDSDGFYVPVSEMSMPAVLLFKKGTASIELMSAALLDLVRKGHVRQLSDEEFELTDANVQLDHEKQLIQLLFFQIGKDQRFTLKELEGYTKKKKNYEAFNSKFVMWKDLLKAELKRYDVQEQTTKERVILSMIGVAGIGMSVFFIYYELYMLLITAILLTAGALAFALFYNAYNFEGTLLAKEWERVEQWMKELDTKKWDSLSIDDRFRVLIYGVGVQHPELEAYYEDFASAQKRLNQNKKTHHSDGYQESHHESAYYGGAVYNPLFLTGSFGQASTNVSANTPSSDGGSSAGGGTGGGGGGSGAF, encoded by the coding sequence ATGAAGTGGAAACTGCTGCCTGTCGTGCTGCTGGCCTTTCTTTTCCTGCCGCCGACAGCAGGTGCGGTCGATTTCAGCATACCGGATGTAAAAATCAGCGCACAATTGGAGCCAGATGGCACTGTTCATGTAAAAGAGCAGCATACGTATGATTTTGAAAGTGAATTTAATGGTATCATTCGGGAAATCCAGCCGAAAGAGGGGGCGTCCATTGAACAGTTTACAGCTTATGAAAAAGGTGAAGAGCTGGCAGTCGAGAAACAACTGGCAGAATATCGTGTACATAGAAAGGGTAAGAATGAAGTAGTTACCTTTGATTTACAGTACACGATTACAGACGGACTGGAAAAGTACCAGGACGGCGTGCAATTCTACTGGCCGTTTTTCGATCGCCGCAATGAAACAGATTACGGCGATTTGACGATTACGGTTGTACCGCCTGCCAAAGCATCGGATGTGCTGTTTATAGGCTATGACAGTGCAAAAGAGAGCGGAGCGCTGAAGCAGGATGGGACAGTGGTGTTTTCTCTTGGAGAAGTCAGCGCAGGAGACAACGGCGATATTCGGGTGATCTACGAACCGTCCTTATTTCCCGCGATGACTGAGGGCAGCGGAAAAATCCGTCCTGAAGTTATTGCGGAGCAGCAACGGCAGGCTGCAGAACGCGCGCGGTTCATTTCGAATCAGCAAAAAACCGGTGCTGTCGGCGGCGCCGTTATGGCCGCAGGAGCAATCGGCGTGCTGCTGATAGGTTTCTTTGCAAATGCGCGGAGAAAAAAATACGTTCAAGAAGCGATGTATCAGATCGATTCGGATGGCTTTTATGTGCCGGTCAGCGAAATGAGTATGCCCGCGGTCCTTCTTTTCAAAAAAGGCACGGCATCGATTGAACTGATGTCGGCCGCATTGCTGGATTTAGTAAGGAAAGGACATGTGCGGCAGTTATCAGATGAAGAGTTTGAGCTGACCGATGCGAATGTCCAGCTCGACCATGAGAAACAATTAATCCAACTATTATTCTTCCAAATCGGCAAAGATCAACGATTTACCTTGAAAGAACTGGAAGGTTATACGAAAAAGAAGAAGAATTACGAAGCTTTCAACAGCAAGTTTGTCATGTGGAAAGACTTATTGAAAGCTGAACTAAAACGGTATGATGTGCAGGAACAGACAACAAAAGAGCGTGTGATTTTAAGCATGATCGGTGTTGCAGGGATTGGAATGTCTGTCTTTTTCATATACTACGAACTGTATATGCTGCTGATTACAGCGATCCTTTTGACTGCAGGGGCACTGGCTTTCGCTTTGTTTTACAATGCATATAATTTTGAAGGCACTCTGTTGGCTAAAGAATGGGAACGGGTAGAGCAGTGGATGAAGGAACTGGATACCAAGAAGTGGGACAGTTTATCCATTGATGACCGATTCCGCGTCCTCATCTACGGGGTGGGTGTTCAGCATCCGGAACTCGAAGCGTACTATGAAGATTTCGCAAGTGCCCAGAAGCGGCTAAATCAAAATAAAAAGACACATCACAGCGACGGATATCAAGAGTCACACCACGAAAGTGCATATTATGGCGGCGCTGTCTACAATCCGCTCTTCCTGACAGGTTCATTCGGCCAGGCGTCGACGAATGTGTCAGCCAACACACCAAGCAGCGACGGCGGCAGCAGTGCCGGGGGCGGAACGGGCGGAGGAGGCGGCGGATCCGGCGCGTTTTAA
- a CDS encoding ThiF family adenylyltransferase — MIGKYSRQELFAPIGPVGQQRIREAKVFVLGAGALGSAGAEMLVRAGIGELTIVDRDILEWTNLHRQQLYTEQDVIDQLPKAIAAESRLRAINSDVKILGIVADVTPENVLELFEGHQFILDGTDNIETRLLANDAALQLGIPFFMGACVGSYGLTFPIGVKEDEPCLHCLLEALPPQSLTCDTVGVIAPIVVTTAARQTAELMKCMTGAAMEPRLESVDLWTGERAAMNVQSMKKPECPSCSAHPAYPYLSAREVVRTAVLCGRDTVQLTWPKDRQVELVSFAESIQGIVSNLKQNPYLVSCEYNGSRLVLFRDGRMLVHGTKDVTAARKIAAGLLG, encoded by the coding sequence TTGATCGGGAAATACTCACGGCAGGAACTGTTTGCGCCGATCGGGCCGGTCGGTCAGCAGCGCATCCGTGAAGCGAAAGTATTTGTTCTCGGCGCAGGCGCGCTCGGTTCAGCGGGTGCTGAAATGCTTGTCCGCGCGGGCATCGGTGAACTGACGATTGTCGATCGGGATATTTTGGAATGGACCAACCTCCACCGCCAGCAATTGTATACAGAACAGGATGTCATTGATCAATTGCCGAAAGCGATTGCAGCCGAAAGCCGATTGCGTGCCATTAATAGTGATGTGAAAATTCTCGGCATTGTCGCCGATGTGACGCCTGAAAATGTTCTCGAGTTATTCGAAGGCCATCAGTTCATCTTGGACGGCACCGATAATATCGAGACTCGCCTTCTGGCAAATGACGCAGCTCTTCAATTAGGGATCCCCTTCTTCATGGGTGCATGCGTCGGAAGCTACGGCCTGACATTTCCGATTGGCGTCAAAGAAGATGAACCCTGCCTGCACTGTCTGCTTGAAGCCTTGCCGCCGCAATCTTTAACTTGTGATACCGTTGGCGTCATTGCACCGATTGTCGTCACAACAGCTGCACGTCAAACAGCAGAACTGATGAAATGCATGACGGGCGCAGCAATGGAGCCGCGCCTCGAATCCGTGGACTTATGGACCGGGGAGCGTGCAGCGATGAATGTGCAAAGCATGAAGAAGCCTGAGTGCCCGAGCTGTTCCGCACATCCCGCGTATCCTTATTTGTCCGCCCGGGAAGTTGTCCGCACCGCTGTACTCTGCGGGCGTGATACGGTTCAGCTGACATGGCCGAAAGATCGTCAAGTGGAGCTTGTTTCATTCGCAGAATCCATTCAGGGTATCGTCTCTAATTTGAAACAGAACCCTTATTTAGTGTCTTGCGAATATAACGGCAGCCGGCTCGTACTTTTCCGTGACGGCCGCATGCTCGTTCACGGCACGAAAGATGTCACGGCCGCAAGGAAAATCGCGGCGGGATTATTGGGGTGA
- a CDS encoding MerR family transcriptional regulator codes for MRPSSETPTYTIKQVADQTGLSRQVLRKWEERYDIVVPQRLENGYRVYREEDIRLFLLMKRYAEEGFALPQASEMAKSQQKTSMGSNTKDAHAEEILCDLLRFGETCDELELNFTLQAAYHRLGLEQYLQQIAVPFLKIVGEKWASGEWDEYQEALSSLVVRDQLVQLRRNFQYREDSPILLGACLPNESHEIPVHIILLQLMLKGWRTAMIGSSPAQGAIQSFVEKIKPSKVLLSASTALPFENNPQVIQELDEFAGQHPEIDFYLGGHGAYICLDQLNLQHIQMLESIDDM; via the coding sequence TTGAGGCCTTCATCTGAAACCCCAACGTATACAATTAAACAAGTGGCAGATCAAACAGGCTTGTCGAGACAAGTCTTGAGAAAATGGGAAGAGCGCTATGATATTGTCGTGCCGCAGCGTCTTGAGAATGGTTATCGTGTCTATCGAGAGGAAGATATCCGTCTGTTTTTGCTGATGAAACGTTATGCAGAAGAAGGTTTTGCGCTGCCCCAGGCTTCTGAAATGGCAAAATCCCAGCAAAAGACCAGTATGGGATCCAATACAAAAGATGCGCATGCCGAGGAAATATTATGTGATTTGTTACGTTTTGGAGAAACATGTGATGAGCTGGAATTGAATTTCACGTTGCAGGCTGCTTATCACCGATTAGGGTTAGAACAGTATTTGCAGCAAATCGCCGTCCCATTTTTGAAGATAGTAGGCGAAAAATGGGCTTCAGGTGAATGGGATGAATATCAGGAGGCGCTGTCCAGTTTGGTCGTTCGGGATCAGCTCGTTCAGCTGCGCCGAAACTTCCAGTATCGGGAGGATTCACCTATATTGCTGGGGGCATGCCTCCCGAATGAATCACATGAAATTCCCGTGCATATTATCCTGCTGCAATTAATGCTCAAAGGCTGGCGCACGGCTATGATCGGGTCCTCCCCCGCTCAAGGAGCAATTCAGTCATTTGTTGAGAAGATCAAGCCGTCCAAAGTGCTGCTGTCCGCATCCACTGCACTGCCTTTTGAAAATAATCCCCAGGTGATTCAGGAGCTGGATGAATTCGCGGGCCAGCACCCTGAGATCGACTTTTATCTGGGCGGTCATGGTGCATATATCTGTCTGGATCAGCTGAACCTACAGCATATTCAAATGCTTGAATCCATTGATGACATGTAA
- a CDS encoding ABC transporter ATP-binding protein: MVLELRRAKKTFGEGNTLVEAMKETNFIVERGELVAVIGPSGSGKSTFLTVAGGLQTPSEGEVIINGNELSKLNEKQRSKVRLQEIGFILQASNLVPFLTVDEQLELLNKVKKNNMSKDEQRKLYEDLGITKLHKNYPSDLSGGERQRVAIAKALFSKPSILLADEPTASLDSDRAFEVMEILRNETKSNQTATIVVTHDIRLIKYVDKVYKMTDGVLALDDTVYE, translated from the coding sequence ATGGTATTAGAATTACGGCGCGCGAAAAAGACTTTCGGTGAAGGCAATACGCTGGTTGAAGCTATGAAAGAAACTAATTTCATCGTAGAACGGGGCGAACTGGTCGCAGTCATCGGTCCGTCTGGTTCGGGAAAAAGCACGTTCCTGACAGTGGCGGGCGGACTGCAGACACCAAGCGAAGGCGAGGTCATCATTAACGGCAATGAATTGTCGAAGCTCAATGAAAAGCAGCGATCCAAAGTCCGTCTGCAGGAAATCGGCTTTATTTTGCAGGCATCCAACCTTGTGCCGTTCCTGACAGTCGATGAACAGCTTGAATTGCTGAATAAAGTGAAAAAGAATAATATGTCAAAAGACGAGCAGCGCAAACTGTATGAAGATCTGGGCATCACGAAGCTGCATAAGAACTATCCGTCTGATTTATCGGGAGGGGAGCGGCAGCGCGTTGCGATTGCCAAGGCGCTGTTCAGCAAACCGTCTATCCTTCTAGCGGATGAGCCGACTGCTTCACTCGACTCTGACCGGGCGTTTGAGGTCATGGAAATCTTACGCAATGAAACAAAATCCAATCAGACAGCGACGATTGTGGTGACACATGATATCCGATTGATTAAATATGTGGATAAAGTATACAAAATGACTGACGGCGTACTTGCGCTTGATGATACGGTTTATGAATAA
- a CDS encoding DUF1648 domain-containing protein — protein MQMEKPKLDIEKPAVAKAFDVLVIALFAAALVYLVLQWGQLPDRIPTHFGPDGEADRYGSRMELLLLPFIAAVMWAGMTALEKYPHMYNYLNLRPDTMEIQYRYGVLFMNVVKNLSVLLFIFLIWQTVDIGLMRTDSLNTPIFITILALLFGSMGYYVYRVMKL, from the coding sequence ATGCAGATGGAAAAACCGAAGCTGGACATTGAGAAGCCTGCTGTTGCGAAAGCGTTTGATGTGCTGGTTATCGCTTTATTCGCTGCTGCTCTCGTCTACTTGGTATTGCAGTGGGGTCAATTACCGGACCGAATCCCAACTCATTTCGGTCCGGACGGAGAAGCAGACCGCTACGGTTCGAGAATGGAATTATTATTGCTGCCGTTTATTGCGGCCGTCATGTGGGCAGGGATGACTGCGCTGGAGAAGTATCCGCATATGTATAATTACTTAAATTTGCGGCCCGATACTATGGAAATTCAATATCGTTATGGTGTGCTCTTCATGAACGTTGTAAAAAATCTCTCAGTATTGTTGTTCATTTTTTTGATCTGGCAGACAGTCGATATTGGATTAATGCGGACCGATTCATTGAACACGCCGATTTTCATCACAATCCTTGCCTTGCTGTTCGGTTCAATGGGTTATTACGTTTACCGGGTGATGAAGTTATAA
- a CDS encoding globin-coupled sensor protein, whose amino-acid sequence MWITKKRKPASLIQSISSAPVKLQISSKEVQLQLDAIQLRERDLQLLRALKEPMNDRIDEIVKAFYASVTAVPELSQMINKHSTTDYLSKTLAIHLGGLFEGVIDEAYIENRSKVAKSHLRIGLEPKWYIAAFENLHITMLEILFDLELERHEEQEMIAALSKILNFEKQLVLEAFEKSMNEEIRANQQAVKDSVKQQIGSIALKIEEKSESTYSVVSELIEQSAELDGKIQESIVRSKSSANQAQSGIDQMTQMVLTSETIVKETKGMAELIEELNRASIQIEEVVQLVKSIADQTNLLALNSAIEAARAGVHGKGFAVVADEVRNLADQTKRSTDNIAQLVAGSKAKTRAVHDAIENVTKFADIGMKETEMSKETFQSITDTVRLTIDDIQHFSDHMNSLQEVVTSIGGVSKEVVSTSYELEEAIEVL is encoded by the coding sequence ATGTGGATCACTAAAAAACGTAAACCGGCATCACTTATCCAATCTATTTCTTCTGCCCCTGTCAAATTGCAAATCTCCTCGAAGGAAGTGCAGCTGCAGCTGGACGCCATTCAGTTAAGAGAGCGTGACCTGCAGTTGCTGCGTGCATTGAAAGAGCCGATGAATGACCGAATTGATGAAATTGTAAAAGCATTCTACGCGAGTGTGACGGCAGTTCCTGAATTGTCTCAAATGATCAACAAACACAGCACGACAGATTATTTAAGCAAAACGCTCGCAATTCACCTTGGCGGACTATTTGAGGGAGTAATTGATGAAGCGTATATAGAGAACCGCAGTAAAGTAGCGAAATCCCATTTGCGGATCGGTCTGGAACCAAAATGGTACATCGCGGCGTTCGAAAACCTTCATATTACAATGCTTGAAATTTTATTTGATTTGGAATTGGAGCGCCATGAAGAACAGGAAATGATTGCGGCATTAAGTAAAATCTTGAACTTCGAGAAACAGCTCGTACTGGAAGCATTTGAAAAAAGCATGAATGAGGAAATCCGTGCAAATCAGCAGGCGGTGAAAGACAGTGTGAAACAGCAAATTGGCAGTATTGCGCTGAAAATCGAAGAGAAATCTGAGTCCACGTATTCTGTTGTCAGTGAGTTGATTGAACAGTCCGCGGAGCTCGACGGAAAAATCCAGGAAAGTATTGTGCGCTCTAAATCATCTGCAAATCAGGCGCAATCCGGAATTGACCAGATGACGCAGATGGTCCTGACATCGGAAACAATCGTCAAAGAAACAAAAGGCATGGCGGAACTGATTGAAGAACTGAATCGCGCTTCCATTCAGATAGAAGAGGTGGTGCAGCTGGTAAAGTCGATTGCCGATCAGACAAATCTGTTGGCGCTGAACTCGGCTATAGAAGCAGCGCGCGCAGGGGTGCACGGCAAAGGATTTGCTGTTGTGGCGGATGAAGTGCGCAATTTAGCCGATCAGACAAAGCGTTCGACTGATAATATTGCGCAGCTCGTTGCCGGATCCAAGGCGAAGACCCGGGCGGTTCATGACGCAATCGAAAATGTTACGAAGTTTGCAGATATAGGAATGAAGGAAACGGAAATGTCGAAGGAAACATTCCAGAGCATCACAGATACAGTCCGTTTGACAATTGATGATATTCAGCACTTCTCTGATCATATGAATAGTCTGCAAGAAGTTGTCACATCAATCGGCGGCGTATCAAAAGAAGTAGTTTCAACATCTTACGAGCTGGAAGAAGCAATTGAAGTCCTATAA
- a CDS encoding deoxyribodipyrimidine photo-lyase, with the protein MGKTIVWFRKDLRLHDHPALAEAAAHGDVLPVFILPETRHTASDWWLHYSLLDIIARFREQKIQFVVRKGQPVEQLMKLIRESGADQLVFNELYDPNSREQERELTAACEKARVQVRSFQGTLLAAPDAIFNKTNQPYKVFTPFWKRLRQELIARPLAAPELKPSDGCFPSLAAEEWRLLTGHAWHEKLAKHWKPGETAAMECWETFRDQSLSNYLEGRDHPATSYVSRLSPYVAWGNISVRSLWHGALNAAELAGHQQAEAFIRQLAWRDFAHYQLLYFPEMLSKPVRPEFEKFPWQPAGDQLQAWKTGHTGYPLVDAGMRELWETGYMHNRVRMVAASFLIKHLLIDWREGMKWFEDTLIDLDAANNSLGWQWVAGSGFDASPYFRVFNPILQAEKFDSDARYIKKWLPELTDMPLAYVFQPADAPEDVLNAAGVTIGTTYPAPIVDHWAARDRALAAYNLCKNYMSSMDSSI; encoded by the coding sequence ATGGGAAAAACAATCGTTTGGTTCCGTAAAGATCTGCGTTTGCATGATCATCCGGCTTTGGCGGAGGCGGCAGCGCATGGGGATGTGCTGCCGGTTTTCATTTTACCGGAGACGCGCCATACTGCCTCGGACTGGTGGCTGCATTACAGCTTGCTGGACATTATCGCGCGCTTCAGAGAGCAGAAGATTCAGTTCGTTGTAAGAAAAGGACAGCCGGTCGAACAGCTGATGAAACTGATTAGGGAAAGTGGAGCCGACCAACTTGTATTTAATGAATTATATGATCCGAACAGCCGCGAACAAGAACGTGAACTGACAGCGGCATGTGAGAAAGCCCGGGTGCAGGTCCGGTCATTCCAAGGAACGCTGCTCGCAGCACCTGATGCGATTTTCAATAAAACGAATCAGCCGTATAAAGTATTTACACCGTTTTGGAAACGGCTGAGGCAGGAATTGATCGCGCGGCCGCTTGCAGCTCCCGAACTTAAGCCGTCTGACGGATGTTTTCCCTCACTAGCCGCGGAGGAATGGAGGTTATTGACCGGTCACGCATGGCATGAAAAGCTGGCCAAACACTGGAAACCCGGCGAAACAGCGGCCATGGAATGCTGGGAAACGTTTCGGGATCAAAGCTTGTCTAATTATCTGGAAGGCCGTGATCACCCTGCAACGTCTTATGTATCCCGGCTGTCGCCTTACGTGGCATGGGGAAATATCAGTGTACGTTCACTCTGGCATGGCGCGCTGAATGCAGCAGAATTGGCAGGGCACCAGCAGGCTGAAGCGTTCATTCGGCAATTAGCATGGCGAGATTTTGCCCACTATCAGTTGCTGTATTTTCCTGAAATGCTAAGCAAACCTGTACGCCCGGAGTTTGAAAAGTTTCCTTGGCAGCCGGCCGGTGATCAGCTGCAGGCGTGGAAAACAGGGCATACCGGTTATCCGTTAGTCGATGCGGGGATGCGTGAGTTATGGGAAACGGGCTATATGCATAATAGGGTACGAATGGTTGCTGCCTCGTTTTTAATTAAACATTTATTGATTGACTGGCGGGAGGGGATGAAGTGGTTTGAAGATACGCTGATCGATCTGGATGCGGCAAACAATTCCTTGGGGTGGCAATGGGTGGCGGGCAGCGGTTTTGACGCCTCGCCGTATTTCCGGGTGTTTAATCCAATTCTCCAGGCTGAAAAGTTCGATTCAGATGCCCGGTACATAAAAAAATGGCTGCCTGAATTAACAGACATGCCACTTGCCTATGTATTTCAGCCCGCGGACGCACCCGAAGACGTACTTAATGCAGCGGGGGTAACAATCGGCACTACCTACCCGGCTCCCATTGTTGATCATTGGGCTGCCCGTGATCGTGCTTTGGCTGCATATAACCTATGCAAAAATTACATGTCATCAATGGATTCAAGCATTTGA
- a CDS encoding MBL fold metallo-hydrolase — protein MNIIPLGIWGGYPKANSATSSFLIEQDGFHCLFDCGSGVLSSLQNYIALEQLDAVVISHYHADHIADIGSLQFSRIIQYYLGQPSPALPIYGHKQDKEQFAKLTYKEQTQGIEIQEHSSVQIGPFTVTFCPTVHPVYCLAVKFTVNGKSAVFTADTEWSDQLVTFAQHADILFSEANLYEEHLGKSPGHLAGSEAGTLAQQASVTQLVLTHLPHHGDVSDILYEAKKKFSGPAEIAEVGKKYELL, from the coding sequence ATGAACATTATTCCACTAGGCATCTGGGGCGGCTATCCGAAAGCAAACAGCGCCACCTCATCTTTTCTGATCGAACAAGACGGGTTTCATTGCCTGTTTGACTGCGGCAGCGGTGTGTTGTCATCCCTGCAAAACTATATCGCACTGGAACAGCTTGACGCCGTCGTGATCAGCCATTACCACGCAGACCACATTGCAGACATCGGCAGTCTCCAGTTCAGCCGGATCATCCAATATTACCTTGGACAGCCGTCACCTGCCTTGCCAATATACGGGCATAAGCAGGACAAAGAACAGTTTGCCAAGCTGACTTACAAAGAACAGACGCAAGGAATTGAAATTCAAGAACATAGTTCAGTTCAAATCGGGCCATTTACTGTGACATTCTGTCCTACTGTTCATCCCGTTTACTGCCTTGCGGTGAAATTCACAGTGAACGGCAAGTCCGCCGTCTTCACCGCAGATACCGAATGGTCCGATCAACTAGTCACATTCGCACAACACGCAGACATCCTGTTCAGCGAAGCGAATCTATACGAAGAACATCTTGGCAAATCGCCCGGACATCTTGCAGGCAGTGAGGCAGGAACTTTAGCACAACAGGCCAGTGTCACACAGCTTGTCCTCACTCACTTGCCGCATCACGGTGACGTCAGTGATATCTTGTATGAAGCGAAGAAGAAATTTAGTGGACCCGCAGAGATTGCGGAAGTCGGAAAGAAATATGAATTACTGTAA